The DNA sequence TCGAGTTCTACGACAACACGACACTGCTGGGCACGGACACGACGGCGCCCTACTCGCTCTCGGTCTCCAGCTTGACCGTGGGCAGTCATTCGCTCCTCGCGAAGGGGTACGACAGCCTGGGCGCGTCCGCGGACTCCACGCCGGTCGGCATCACGGTCGCCTCGGGTCCCGCAGTGGTGGCCTCACGGACCCAACTCCCCGTCCAGCAGGGCAGGACGGCCTCGTACGACATCAAGCTGTCGACCCGACCGTCGGCCGACGTGACGGTCACCACCGCCCGCACCGGCGGCAATTCGGGTCTGTCGGTGACCGGTGGCGCCTCGCTCACCTTCACGCCCTCGAACTGGAACACCGCACAGCAGGTGACCATCACCGCCGACAGCTCCGGTACCGGCGCGGCGACTTTCGAGTCGACGGCCAACGGCCATGCGAAGGCGTCGGTCACGGTGACCCAGATCGCGGCGGCGAAGGCGTACGACGCCCGCTTCCTGGAGCTGTACGGCAAGATCACCAACCCGGCGAGCGGCTACTTCTCCCCCGAGGGCATCCCCTACCACTCGGTCGAGACGCTGATCGTCGAGGCGCCGGACCACGGCCACGAGACCACGTCCGAGGCCTACAGCTACCTTCTATGGCTGCAGGCGATGTACGGCAAGGTCACGGGCGACTGGTCCAAGTTCAACGGCGCCTGGGAAATCATGGAGAAGTACATGATCCCGACCCACGCCGACCAGCCGACCAACTCCTTCTACAACGCCTCGAAACCGGCGACCTACGCGCCCGAGCACGACACCCCGGACGAGTACCCGGCGAAGCTCGACGCGTCGGTCTCGGTCGGTTCGGATCCGATCGCCGGGGAGCTGAAGAGCGCGTACGGCACGGACGACGTGTACGGCATGCACTGGCTGCAGGACGTCGACAACACCTACGGCTACGGCAACTCGCCGGGCAAGTGCGAGGCGGGGCCGGGCGACACGGGGCCGTCGTACATCAACACCTTCCAGCGCGGTGCGCAGGAGTCGGTGTGGGAGACGGTGCCGCAGCCGACCTGTGATCAGTTCAAGTACGGCGGCAGGAACGGGTACGTGGACCTCTTCACCGGTGACGCGTCGTATGCGAAGCAGTGGAAGTTCACCAACGCCCCGGACGCCGACGCCCGTGCGGTGCAGGCCGCCTACTGGGCCGACAAGTGGGCCGACGAGCAGGGCAAGGGCGGTGACATCTCCGCGACCGTGGCGAAGGCCGCGAAGATGGGCGACTACCTGCGCTACGCGATGTACGACAAGTACTTCAAGAAGGTGGGCAACTGCGTGGGGCCCGCCGCCTGTCCCGCCGGCACCGGCAAGGACGCCTCGCACTATCTGCTCTCCTGGTACTACGCCTGGGGCGGCGCCACCGACACCTCGGCGGGCTGGGCCTGGCGCATCGGCTCCAGCCATGCCCACGGCGGCTACCAGAACCCGATGGCCGCGTATGCGCTCAGCGCGTATGCCGATCTGTTGCCCAAGTCGGCGACGGGGCAGGCGGACTGGGCCAAGTCCCTCGAGCGGCAGGTCGAGTTCTACCGCTGGCTGCAGTCCAGCGAGGGCGCGATCGCGGGCGGGGCGACCAACAGCTGGGCGGGCCGCTACGCGACCCCGCCGAGCGGCAAGCCGACCTTCTACGGCATGTACTACGACCAGCAGCCTGTCTACCACGACCCGCCGTCCAACCAGTGGTTCGGCTTCCAGGCGTGGTCGATGGAGCGGGTCGCCGAGTACTACCAGCAGACGGGGAACGCCGCCGCCAAGACGGTCCTCGACAAGTGGGTCGACTGGGCGCTCTCCCACACCACCGTCAACCCGGACGGCACCTTCAGGTTCCCGTCCACGCTCCAGTGGTCGGGCCAACCCGACACCTGGAACGCGTCAAGTCCCGGCGCCAACACCGGACTTCACGTCACCGTCGCCGACTACACCAACGACGTCGGCGTTGCGGCCGCGTACGCCAAGACCCTGACGTACTACGCCGACCGCTCCGGTGACACGCAGGCCGCGGCCACGGCCAAGGCGCTGCTCGACGGCATGTGGGACAACCACCAGGACGACCTCGGCATCGCCGTCCCGGAGACCCGCGCCGACTACAACCGCTTCGACGACGCGGTCCACGTCCCGAGCGGGTGGAGCGGCACGATGCCGAACGGGGACGCGATCAACTCGTCGTCGACCTTCGATTCGATCCGGTCGTTCTACGAGGACGATCCGGCCTGGTCGAAGATCGAGGCGTATCTCGCGGGCGGGGCGGCGCCGTCGTTCACCTATCACCGGTTCTGGGCTCAGGCGGACATTGCCTTGGCCATGGGCTCGTATGCGGAGCTGCTCGAGTAGCGGTTCGCAGAGCGACTGGGGGGCGCGGGAGTACGGCGACTGCCGACTGGTTGCGGCTGGTCGCGCTGTTCCCCGCGCCCCTTGGGACGCCCGCGTCACCCTCTTCGAAGGCGAACGGGCGGGGGGCCGCAACGGTCCTCAGACGACGTCGAATTCGTTGCCCTCGGGGTCCTGCATGGCGGCGGCGTAGAGCCCCATGTCCGGCTCATCCTTGATCCGCAGCACGGTGGCACCAGCTTTGACCAGCCGCTCCGCCGCAGCCTTGACCCGCTGGGTGCGGACATCCAAGGGGACGTCACAGCTTCCACTTCCGCGACAGGCCTTGGCCCGTGCACGACGTAGCACCCGCCTGGTACGGGCGGCGGCCGGTCACGGTGTGCTGCCGGCCGCCGCCCGCATGGGGCGCCCCGGGGCATTCGCCCTGCTCAGCCTCAGGGCGTGTAGACCGTCGGCCTGGGCGCCGCTGCCATGCCGTTGCCGATGAAGAAGCTCGGGTGCGGCGGCTGGTTGTAAGCGGTGTTCTGCCAGGCCAGACCCGTGCGGTACATCGGGTCGTGGAGCAGGGTCGTGATCTTCGTGGTCGTCGCGTGCGGCGTCGAGTAGATCCTCAGGGCCGTGTTACCGCCCGTGCGCCAGATGACTTCCTCGCGCCAGTCGCCGAGGATGTCGCCGGACAGGACGGGCGTGGCCTTCGTGCCGTTGTTGGAGGAGACTCCGGAGCCGGTGAGCAGGCGGGTGTCGGACGAGGTGCCGTACTTGTCGATGCGGGTGCCGTCGAGGAGTTCGCGGACGGTGTCGCCGTCCCACCAGGACAGGAAGTTGGCCGAGGACGGCTCGCGGCCCTTGGCGGCGCCGGCCTCGTCGCGGACGGAGGTGTCGGAGGCGGACCACATCTCGGCGCCGTCGTTGCCCGCCCAGATGTCCCCGGCGACGCCCCGGCCGTTGTCGCAGCAAGCGGCGAGCTTCCAGTTCACGGTGCCGCCCGCGGGGTCGATGTAGAGCTCGGCCGGCTGTCCGGTCGACTCCGAGACCTTGAAGTACTCCAGGCCCGCGTGCGCGGGGTCGAGGTCGCCCAGGTGCTGTGCGTCTCCGTGGCCCGTCCTCGTGGTCCACAGGCCGTTGCCGTTGTCGTCGACGGCCATCGAACCGTAGACGATCTCGTCCTTGCCGTCGCCGTCGACGTCCCCGACGGACAGGCTGTGCGAGCCCTGGCCGTCGAATCCCTTGCCGCTGTTGGTGGAGGAGTTGGTGTCGAAGGTCCAGCGGCGCGTGAAGCTTCCGCCTCGCCAGTCCCAGGCGGCGATGACCGTACGGGTGTAGTAGCCGCGGGCCATCACGAGGGAGGGGCGGGAGCCGTCCAAGTAGGCGGTGCCGGCGAGGAATCGGTCGACCCGGTTGCCGTAGGAGTCGCCCCAGGACGAGACCGTGCCGCGAGCCGGGACGTAGTCCACCGTGCCCATCGCCTTGCCACTCTGGCCGTTGAACATGGTCAGGTACTCGGGACCGGAGAAGATGTAGCCGGACGCGTTCCGGTGGTCGGCCGACGAGCTGCCGATCACCGTGCCCGTGCCGTCGCGCGTGCCGTCGGCCGTCTTCATGGCGACCTCGGCCTTGCCGTCGCCGTCGTAGTCGTACACCTGGAACTGCGTGTAGTGCGCGCCCGAGCGGATGTTGCGGCCCAGGTCGACGCGCCACAGCCGGGTGCCGTCGAGCTTGATGCCGTCGACGACGGTGTTGCCGGTGTAGCCGGACTGGGAGTTGTCCTTGGCGTTGGTGGGCTGCCACTTGAGGACGATGTCGAGGGCGCCGTCGCCGTCGAGGTCGCCGACGGAGGCGTCGTTGGCCTCGTAGGTGTACGCCACCCCGTCGGGGGTCGTTCCGCCGGCGGGCGGGCTGATCGGGACGTCCTTGTAGCCCGGGCGGAACTGGACGGCGTGCACGGAGTCGCCCTGCTCGACGCCGTTCACGATGGCGCGGACGGTGTAGTCGGCCTGTTCGGGGGCGCCGGAGTGGAAGTAGTTCGTGGAGCCGGTGATCGGCGTCGAGTTGACCTTCGTACCGGCCCGGTAGACGTTGAAGGAGATGTCGTTCGGGTCGGTGCCGAGCCAGCGCCAGCTGACCAGGTTGCCGTCGGCGGTGTGGACGCTGACCACGCCCCGGTCGAGCTTCTCGACCTGGCGGGCGGTGGCGGCCTCGGCCGTTCCGGCGCCGTTCAGGGTGGTGAGCCCGGCGGCGGCCAGGACTGCGGCGGCGAGGGTCGCGGCGAACGCGGCCCGGCGTCTGCGGTGCTTGCGCGGGTGCTGCACGTGACGTACCTCCTCGGGAGGACGGACGGGTTCCGCTCCCTCAGTCGCCGCCGTGCGTGGCGAAGTTGCCGTATCTCTCGGCCAGTTCGGCCACTGTCCGGGCGATCCTCTCGCGCAGTTCGGGCGGCTGGAGCACCTCGATGCCGGTGCCGAGGCGCAGGAACTCGGCGTGGGCGTGGTCGACGGACTCGATGGTGACGGTGACCCTGGTCCAGCCGTCGTTCTCCGTACGGTGGCCGGCCGCGCGGTCGAGGGTCACTCCGGGAGCCAGCCGCACCACCGCCTCCCGGCGGTACAGCCGGTCGTGGAAGTCGCGCTGGTACGCCCTCCAGTACGCGGCCAGGTCGAAGTCGGCGGGGCGAGTGAACTTTTCGCGGACGGGGGTGAGTTGAAGGATCTGGTCGACGCGGAAGGTGCGGGGCCCGGGGCCCGCGACGACGTACCAGCGGCCCGCCTTCAGGACGAGTCCGTACGGCTCCAGGCGGCGCTCCACGTCGGTGGGCTCACGCCAGCGGCGGTACAGGACGTGCAGGACGCGGCTGTTCCAGACCGCGTCGGCCACGGCCGGGAGGTGCGGCGTCTCGTCGGCGTCGGCGTACCAGCCGGGCGCGTCGAGGTGGAAGCGGCCGCTGATCCGGTCGGCGTGGGTGCGCAGTTCCGCGGGCAGGGCGGCGCGGACCTTGAGCTGGGCCGCGGCCAGCACGGAGCCGAGGCCGAGTTGGGCTGCGGGACCTGGCGCGCCGGCGAGGAAGAGTGCCTCGGCCTCGCTGCTGGTCAGGCCGGTGAGGCGGGTGCGGTATCCGTCGAGCAGGCGGTAGCCACCGGCGTGGCCCGCATCGCCGTACAGCGGCACGCCGGCCGCGCCCAGTGCCTCGACGTCCCGGTAGACCGTGCGCACCGACACCTCCAGCTCCTCGGCGAGTTGCGCGGCGGTCATCCGGCCGCGGGTCTGGAGCAGCAGGAGGATCGAGACGAGTCGGCTGGACTTCACTGCCGCAGGATGTCAGTGAAGCGGTCATAGCGTCCTGCCATGGCCCTTACGGAGACCCCCGCCTTCGCCGAGAAACTGCTGACCGTGCCGCCGCCGATCGAGGTGGCCGGGCGGCGGATCAAGCGCTACCACGTCACCGCCGACCCCGCGGGCATCGCGCCCGAGGTGGCGCGGGCGGCGTACGCGATCCTGCCGGAGCTGCTCCCTGAGCCGGACGGCACACCCCCGGCGACGTTCGTCGTACTGCACCGGGGCGGGGACGACGGCGCCTATCTGAACGCCTACAGCTGGGTGTGGGACAACGTCCTGCACTTCAAGGGCGCGTCGGCGGGACAGCCGGTGCTCGGCTGCCCGGACAACGACCCGACGCACTTCATCACGCCCGGCCTCCCGTGGATCGGCTGCGTCTGGGAGCTCCCGCCGGTCCTGCACGAACGGGACGCCTGGGTGCGGCACATGCTCGCGCCCGACGTCCCGGATCTGACGGCCTACTTGGCCGATTCCCTGCCCGCCGGAACCACTGGGGACCGCACATGAGCAGCCCGCACGACTTCGACTTCTTCCACGGCGAGTGGGAGGTCCGCCACCGCCGCCGCACCGACTTCCTCGACCCCGGCAGCGACTGGGAGGAGTTCCCGGCCACCAGCCGCTGCCAACCGCTGTTCGACGGGGCCGCGAACCTCGACGAGATCGACATGCCGCACCTGGGCTCGAAGGGGCTGACGCTGCGGCTCTTCGACCGGGAGACCGAGCAGTGGTCGCTGACCTGGTCCTCCAGCCGCACCGGCAAACTGTTCCCGCCGGTGTTCGGGCGCTTCGATGGCGAACGCGGCGCCTTCTACGGCGATGACGTCCACGACGGCAAGGACGTACGGGTGCGGTTTGTCTGGTCCGGCATCTCGGCCACCACGGCACGCTGGGAGCAGGCGTTCTCCACGGACGGCGGTGCGACCTGGCTGACCAACTGGACCATGGACTTCACTCGGTCTTGCGGAACGCCCGGAGCGTGAACACCGGGTCCGGCCGGGGCCGGTCCTGGTCCGGGAGCTTCGCCAGGCGGGCGGCGAAACCGTCGGCGAGCGCGCCGCCGGGCGGCACGGTGACGAACCAGCCCCGGCGCAGGTCGGCCATCGTGCGGCGAGGGCTGCGGCCCTGGCCGTGACCGGTGAAGCCGGACCCGCCGGCCGGGACCAGGCCGTGGCCCAGTGCGTACGACTCGACGAGCTCCGCCGCGTCCCTGGCCGGGCGGGGCGGGCGGGATGCCATGACGGCGTCGATGTCACTGCCCACGTTGTGCGCGGCGCCCTTGTCGACGGTGGTGACGTAGACCCCGCCGGGCCGCAGCACGCGGGCGCACTCGCCGACGATGGTCCGTACGTCCTGCGCGGACTGCGCGAGGTGCAGCAACCACACGCTGGTGACAGCGTCGAAGCCGTTGCCCGGGAACGGCAGCCTGCGGCTGTCGGCGAGCACGACGGCGCCGGGCAGGCGGGTGGCGGCCTGCCGGGCCATGGCGGGCGCGAGGTCGACGCCGGTCACACGGAGGCCGTCCCGCCCGGCGGCGAGCCGACGCGTCACGATGCCGGTGCCGCAGGCGACGTCGAGCAGCTGCCGGGTCCCGTCCGGCAGCAGGCCCAGCACGGCCTGGGCCGCGGCGGCGGCCCGGGGCTCGCCGCCGCGCGAGGCGTCGTACCGCTCGGCTTCCTTGTCGTAGTCGAGCACGCGCGTCACTGTGCCCCGTGGCCGGGGGCGAGCTCCTCGATCCTGTGGGCGAGCGCGAAGTCCCGCTCGGTCACGCCGCCCACGGTGTGCGTGTTCACGGTGAGGGACACCGTGTTGTAGCCGAGGGTGAGGTCGGAATGGTGGTCGAGCTCCTCCTGGACCTGGGCGATGTGCACGACCATCGCCGTGGCCGCGAAGTGCGAGGCGAGCCGGTAGGAGCGGGCGATGCGGTCGCCGTCCGACGTCCAGCCCGGCAGCTCCGCGAGCCGGTCCTCGATCTCCTTCTGCGACAGCGGTTCGAGGGGCATGGCCTCGCTCCTTCCTGCACGGGAGGGTTCGTCTTCAGCCTGCCACAGCCTGCGCGCGGCGGCCCTGGTCAGACGGTTCCCCCAGGGTCAGCGCCGCACGCCTTCGGCCGCCAGGTCGTCGGCCAGAGCGGCGATCTGCGCCCGGCCCTCGACCCGCTCCAGCCATTCGTGCGGGAGGCCGTGGTCGCCGTGCCGGGCGCCCAGCAGGTTGCCGCAGACGGAGCCGGTGGAGTCGCTGTCGCCCGAGTGGTTGACGGACAGCAGCAGGGCGTCCGGCGCGGCGGGCGCGACGAGGGCGCAGTACACGCCGATCGCGAGCGCCTCCTCGGCGACCCAGCCGGCGCCCAGTGACTCGATCTTCTCCGCCGTCGGAGCGCCCTCCTGGGCCAGGTCGAGGGCCTCCGTGAGCGCGACCGAGGTCTCCTCGTGGCCGGGGTGGCGCGCCAGCAGCCGCAGCGTGCGCAGGACCGCTCCCTCCAGGGATTCGCCCGCGACGAGGTGCGCGACGATCGCGGCCAGGGCGCCCGCCGCGTAGTAGCCGGTGGGGTGACCGTGGGTGATCTGGGCGGCGCGGGCGGCCATGGCGAAGGCGCCGTCGGCGGAATTCAGCAGGCCGAAGGGGGCCGAGCGCATGACCGCGCCGCAGCCCTTGGAGTCGGGGTTGACCTGTCCGGGCGTGCCGTCGAGGGCGAGCCCGGGGTCGGGGGCGTACTCCCCCAGGGCGATCCCCGTCACGCACGCGTTGCCGGGAGCCCGGCGGGCGTACAGCCACTCCTGGGTGATCAGGCCGCCCTCGGGGGCGCCGCTCTGCGGCGGTGCGGCCTGCTCCGGGCCGGGGTGGCGCTGGGTCTCCAGCCAGCGCTCGTAGGCCCGGCGCACGAGGAGGGCCCATCCGCCGCCGATGCCCTTGAGCCGCTCGCGCCGATGGGCCTGGATCAGCGCCTCGACGGTGAAGAGGGTCATCTGCGTGTCGTCACTGACCAGGGCCACGCGGCTGTCACCGGCGAAGACGAGTCCGGTCACTCCGCGCTCGCCGTGCGCCGACCGGATCCGGTCCAGCGAGCTGAATTCGATCGGGTAGCCGAGGGCGTCACCGAGGGCTCCGCCGAGGAGGCAGCCACGCACTCGGGCCCGGTACACGGCCTCGCCCGCCAGGGTCGACGTCCACGGCTCGGTCATTTCACACGCTCCTCGACTACGGTCGTACACATGACCATGGTCCCGCCCGGAGATGCCGCCCCCAGCACCGCCCCCGCCGATCGGGGCGTAGGCCCTCTACTGCGGGCCTGGCGGGAGCAACGGCGCGTCAGCCAGCTGGAGTTGGCGCTGCGGGCGGACTCCTCGGCGCGGCACATCAGCTTCATCGAGACGGGCCGTTCGCGGCCGAGCGAGGAGATGGTGCTGCGGCTGGCCGAGCACCTGGACGTGCCGGTGCGCGAACGCAACGCGCTGCTGCTGGCCGCCGGGTACGCCCCGCGCTATCCGGAGACCCCGCTGTACGACCCGGCGCTGGACGCGCTGCGCGCCGGCATGGAGCGGCTGATCCAGGGCTACGAGCCGTACCCGGCGGTCGTCGTCGACGCGATGTACAACGTCCACGCGGCCAACCGGGGCATCCTGATGCTCCTCGACGGCGTCCCGGAGCGCCTGCTCACGCCCCCGCTGAACGCGATGCGTCTGACGCTGCACCCGGAAGGCCTCGCGCCGCGCATCCGCAACCTCCACGAGTGGCGCGGCCACCTGCTGTCCCAGATGGAGCGCCAGATCGCCCTGCACCGCTCCGAACCGCTGCGCCGGCTGTACGAGGAGGTCGCGGCGTATCCGGCGCCGGAGGAGAGGCCCGGTTCACGGGAGGCGGACCCCGAACCGCTCGAAACCGCCCCGTACTTCGCCCTGCCGATGCAGATCGAGCACGAGGGCCGCGTCCTGTCCTTCATCTCCTCCATCTCCACGTTCAACACCCCCATGGACGTGACCGTCGCCGAGCTGGCCATCGAGACGTTCCTCCCGGCCGACCCGGCGACGGTCAAGTACCTTCAGTCACTGATGTCCTGACGGGCCTGACGGGCCTTCAGGGCCAGGTGCTGGAGCGCCGCGAAACCGGCGACGGTGAGAGCCTGGAGGACCGTCCACACGGCCCCCGTGGTGGAGGGCGACAGCCACAGCGCGAGGGCCACCGGA is a window from the Streptomyces sp. NBC_00299 genome containing:
- a CDS encoding glycoside hydrolase family 48 protein; its protein translation is MHPPHRRRVVRRFWTAVVAALALPLTMLSTGSTPARAAALQCSVDYRTNDWGSGFTADLTITNRGTDVIDGWTLTYGYAGNQKLGNGWNGTWSQSGQSVTVKNAGHNGRIAAGAAVTTGAQFAYSGTNTAPTNFAINGTSCTGAHQPPITVLTSPTAGAVYAQGDAVPLAATAAAADGATISKVEFYDNTTLLGTDTTAPYSLSVSSLTVGSHSLLAKGYDSLGASADSTPVGITVASGPAVVASRTQLPVQQGRTASYDIKLSTRPSADVTVTTARTGGNSGLSVTGGASLTFTPSNWNTAQQVTITADSSGTGAATFESTANGHAKASVTVTQIAAAKAYDARFLELYGKITNPASGYFSPEGIPYHSVETLIVEAPDHGHETTSEAYSYLLWLQAMYGKVTGDWSKFNGAWEIMEKYMIPTHADQPTNSFYNASKPATYAPEHDTPDEYPAKLDASVSVGSDPIAGELKSAYGTDDVYGMHWLQDVDNTYGYGNSPGKCEAGPGDTGPSYINTFQRGAQESVWETVPQPTCDQFKYGGRNGYVDLFTGDASYAKQWKFTNAPDADARAVQAAYWADKWADEQGKGGDISATVAKAAKMGDYLRYAMYDKYFKKVGNCVGPAACPAGTGKDASHYLLSWYYAWGGATDTSAGWAWRIGSSHAHGGYQNPMAAYALSAYADLLPKSATGQADWAKSLERQVEFYRWLQSSEGAIAGGATNSWAGRYATPPSGKPTFYGMYYDQQPVYHDPPSNQWFGFQAWSMERVAEYYQQTGNAAAKTVLDKWVDWALSHTTVNPDGTFRFPSTLQWSGQPDTWNASSPGANTGLHVTVADYTNDVGVAAAYAKTLTYYADRSGDTQAAATAKALLDGMWDNHQDDLGIAVPETRADYNRFDDAVHVPSGWSGTMPNGDAINSSSTFDSIRSFYEDDPAWSKIEAYLAGGAAPSFTYHRFWAQADIALAMGSYAELLE
- a CDS encoding rhamnogalacturonan lyase, with the translated sequence MQHPRKHRRRRAAFAATLAAAVLAAAGLTTLNGAGTAEAATARQVEKLDRGVVSVHTADGNLVSWRWLGTDPNDISFNVYRAGTKVNSTPITGSTNYFHSGAPEQADYTVRAIVNGVEQGDSVHAVQFRPGYKDVPISPPAGGTTPDGVAYTYEANDASVGDLDGDGALDIVLKWQPTNAKDNSQSGYTGNTVVDGIKLDGTRLWRVDLGRNIRSGAHYTQFQVYDYDGDGKAEVAMKTADGTRDGTGTVIGSSSADHRNASGYIFSGPEYLTMFNGQSGKAMGTVDYVPARGTVSSWGDSYGNRVDRFLAGTAYLDGSRPSLVMARGYYTRTVIAAWDWRGGSFTRRWTFDTNSSTNSGKGFDGQGSHSLSVGDVDGDGKDEIVYGSMAVDDNGNGLWTTRTGHGDAQHLGDLDPAHAGLEYFKVSESTGQPAELYIDPAGGTVNWKLAACCDNGRGVAGDIWAGNDGAEMWSASDTSVRDEAGAAKGREPSSANFLSWWDGDTVRELLDGTRIDKYGTSSDTRLLTGSGVSSNNGTKATPVLSGDILGDWREEVIWRTGGNTALRIYSTPHATTTKITTLLHDPMYRTGLAWQNTAYNQPPHPSFFIGNGMAAAPRPTVYTP
- a CDS encoding helix-turn-helix transcriptional regulator produces the protein MKSSRLVSILLLLQTRGRMTAAQLAEELEVSVRTVYRDVEALGAAGVPLYGDAGHAGGYRLLDGYRTRLTGLTSSEAEALFLAGAPGPAAQLGLGSVLAAAQLKVRAALPAELRTHADRISGRFHLDAPGWYADADETPHLPAVADAVWNSRVLHVLYRRWREPTDVERRLEPYGLVLKAGRWYVVAGPGPRTFRVDQILQLTPVREKFTRPADFDLAAYWRAYQRDFHDRLYRREAVVRLAPGVTLDRAAGHRTENDGWTRVTVTIESVDHAHAEFLRLGTGIEVLQPPELRERIARTVAELAERYGNFATHGGD
- a CDS encoding class I SAM-dependent methyltransferase, which encodes MLDYDKEAERYDASRGGEPRAAAAAQAVLGLLPDGTRQLLDVACGTGIVTRRLAAGRDGLRVTGVDLAPAMARQAATRLPGAVVLADSRRLPFPGNGFDAVTSVWLLHLAQSAQDVRTIVGECARVLRPGGVYVTTVDKGAAHNVGSDIDAVMASRPPRPARDAAELVESYALGHGLVPAGGSGFTGHGQGRSPRRTMADLRRGWFVTVPPGGALADGFAARLAKLPDQDRPRPDPVFTLRAFRKTE
- a CDS encoding 4a-hydroxytetrahydrobiopterin dehydratase — protein: MPLEPLSQKEIEDRLAELPGWTSDGDRIARSYRLASHFAATAMVVHIAQVQEELDHHSDLTLGYNTVSLTVNTHTVGGVTERDFALAHRIEELAPGHGAQ
- a CDS encoding ADP-ribosylglycohydrolase family protein; amino-acid sequence: MTEPWTSTLAGEAVYRARVRGCLLGGALGDALGYPIEFSSLDRIRSAHGERGVTGLVFAGDSRVALVSDDTQMTLFTVEALIQAHRRERLKGIGGGWALLVRRAYERWLETQRHPGPEQAAPPQSGAPEGGLITQEWLYARRAPGNACVTGIALGEYAPDPGLALDGTPGQVNPDSKGCGAVMRSAPFGLLNSADGAFAMAARAAQITHGHPTGYYAAGALAAIVAHLVAGESLEGAVLRTLRLLARHPGHEETSVALTEALDLAQEGAPTAEKIESLGAGWVAEEALAIGVYCALVAPAAPDALLLSVNHSGDSDSTGSVCGNLLGARHGDHGLPHEWLERVEGRAQIAALADDLAAEGVRR
- a CDS encoding helix-turn-helix domain-containing protein translates to MTMVPPGDAAPSTAPADRGVGPLLRAWREQRRVSQLELALRADSSARHISFIETGRSRPSEEMVLRLAEHLDVPVRERNALLLAAGYAPRYPETPLYDPALDALRAGMERLIQGYEPYPAVVVDAMYNVHAANRGILMLLDGVPERLLTPPLNAMRLTLHPEGLAPRIRNLHEWRGHLLSQMERQIALHRSEPLRRLYEEVAAYPAPEERPGSREADPEPLETAPYFALPMQIEHEGRVLSFISSISTFNTPMDVTVAELAIETFLPADPATVKYLQSLMS